In one Lepisosteus oculatus isolate fLepOcu1 chromosome 26, fLepOcu1.hap2, whole genome shotgun sequence genomic region, the following are encoded:
- the LOC102691112 gene encoding bridge-like lipid transfer protein family member 2 isoform X2, whose product MPLVLVVLLALLLVAVVTVTLLRWFVCRLAGRFCRSKLNAELRIKSVGFFSVHGISIQFRPQQTLEIDKIWVSCMLFRQDIPRYLALCVGEARIRMDLQDTPAPLDFRGQGGQTGKPPVSPSVLRFFSQLLSLHVSSVNVMVLNLVIPESLWHMTVATTALLLDHDGKRVAWEFSVGQLSSKVLKSSRLDTCLAEASLGLELTGDMGVPELRPGRLGLAVRALQAEMHEGLFHSLLLLPRAAPARPAPDTAAASGGEKDSYVQSTAVEKFHRLIPQRVNVDFENTNVTLSMLSQSRHLNWTLKTLQVRYSREDEQLPLRSFTPELSFPQSNLELLLEDGLLLSQSRQRMICLSALRTILQVTTVDVSGSVTVNTCIVHYRHQEFSHWLDLFPWKQLLHSKSSRRKKRFPRLNAPIMISSSVSNVNVSVQLGDTPPFALGFISASTELQHLMDISTDPQSLKTQSLHRRASLSLDHFWWRVGQGSHIQQAPHPPGKHVWGEALILDSLALQGSCNIPQLETTSQSETVFLESSLSGLQVEVSETCAQCLSRLVSLLSSDAEKRLEGPGHCQDTEQTAPVHPPHPPPLLLRLELGLEDVNVFTLSNVAGAVSLRVDAVKALCTVESARMSVQGVSLSVVKQLTETTQPCCSAADAPSPLLSLASLVACYHASTWALEIQCEEQLAMQWTPADHMFLYHHVVECQGSWGLLARALRRGPSEAPGEQEEGGPQQDPHSSALPTGSSAAGQKKVLGLRLELGRALATAFVTEQNFIRLQIDGILLTRHGGTVHLQAPHLVFNFDGNEIFSFRGTEVQMLPELEEMILHRNNFPFLTTQRNRTWVFEVPSLSVEFPYQYDFSKTFDEAINVQKWLKTLYHQPGSRTAPESLPPDLVFRISQFSFVFLDDVFEIKLRDNYELMKDESKESAKRLQLLDKKVSDLRKQHGELLPARKIEELYTSLERKHIEIYIQRSRRLYANTPMRKALLTWTVSDLELVVLADQSLHGPERVREHMRDIDDISPYPRDGLPLVIQWCRAVKFKLNAFLVRIRDYPRYLFEIRDWELAGRLIGTEQDGHPRARRKQAVQLGHPWGTVTVERNMPPLKFYYDFHSEISLYTIVWGPCWDPAWTLIGQAVDLLTKPTADPSPPLTWWDKSRLLLHGRWVMDIDQANLHQLATEDPYNTTENMHWEWNKLNFDWKPGQFVYRGDMDVNVRTASKYDDCCFLHLPSLCMTLDLQWLCHGNPHDHHSVTLCSPECVAEMTSGQPHDSYRAFRSENLNLSITMDLNQHRGEACQPRILLYSSTLRWMQNFWATWTSVSRPICRGKLFHNMRPIRKKLGQHYKQLSYTACFPQLQVHYWASFAQQRGIQVECSKGHVFTRGTQRLVPQAGTVMRRLISEWNVTQMVSDLSLVTVHLMASTWDETADHQPNAQVKKTHLLSLSSLSYQRQSNRLGEEVSAKEEGSAFYTHKLCLVDLRASWTTTNRNIAFGLYDGYKKAAVLKRNLSTEALKGLRIDTQLQAKKLKRTLSSYSPTPTPTPAAASNSRPEKSQNEGTSMLQKLIEETDKFVVFSEEDAGVSDQLCGIAACQTDDIYNRNWLIELVNCQMMLRGTETAGCVLVSAAKAQLLQCEHHPAWYNDTLKQKTTWTCLLDGMQYFATMESNPSDQEDWQLWLEVKNIEEHRQRHMDSVLELMEGGQAVGGMVSTTTDWNQPSQVQQTQQVQRIISRCSCRMYYIGYSHDIDPELATQIKPPEIRDSHEKEDLLKKQDGAVDTFTLIHHELEISTNPVQYAMILDIVNNLLLHVEPKRKEHSEKKQRVRFQLEISSNPEEQRNSILHLQEAVRQHVAQIRLLEKQMYSNMRSQQDEVRNDELSDINRKLQDQLNQEKVDMQMKSEELNILIRCFKDFQLQRANKLELRKPPEDVSVVRRTEIYFAQARWRLTEEDGQLGIAELELQRFMYSKLNKSDDTAEHLLELGWFTMNNLLPNAAYKVVLRPQSPCQSGRQLALRIFSKVRPPVGGISVKEHFEVNVVPLTIQLMYQFFKRMMGFFFPGRNVEEEEVGDEEDKSRLVTTGVPAVKPRQLSEDSVGALGPSKGVTQGLNRTSGVRRSFRKPPEHPVDDIDKMKERAAMNNSFIYIKIPQVPLCVSYKGEKSSVDWKDLNLVLPCLEYHNNTWTWLDFAMAVKRDSRKALVAQMIKEKLRLKPASSSDTKGKAPDGKSDTSLQQQEEDEKARLLIGLSSSDKSASKKGIFSRRK is encoded by the exons TGGCATATGACGGTGGCCACCACTGCCCTGCTGCTGGACCATGATGGCAAAAG GGTGGCGTGGGAGTTCTCAGTGGGCCAGCTGAGCAGCAAGGTGCTGAAGAGCAGCCGACTG GACACCTGCCTCGCGGAGGCATCTCTGGGCCTGGAGCTGACCGGCGACATGGGGGTGCCAGAGCTGCGGCCCGGGAGGCTGGGGCTGGCGGTGCGCGCCCTGCAGGCCGAGATGCACGAGGGGCTGTTCCACagcctgctgctcctgccccgCGCTGCCCCGGCGCGCCCCGCGCCGGACACCGCTGCCGCCTCCG GAGGCGAAAAGGATTCCTATGTCCAGTCAACTGCTGTCGAAAAGTTTCACCGGCTGATTCCGCAGAGGGTCAATGTGGATTTTGAAAACACCAATGTCACCCTGTCCATGCTCAGCCAGAGCAG GCACTTGAACTGGACCCTGAAGACTCTGCAGGTTCGGTACAGCCGGGAGGACGAGCAGCTGCCCCTGAGGAGCTTCACCCCGGAGCTCAGCTTCCCGCAGAGCAACCTGGAGCTCCTGCTCGAGG ATGGCCTTCTGCTGTCCCAGAGCCGCCAGAGGATGATCTGTCTCAGCGCTCTCAGGACCATCCTGCAG GTCACCACAGTGGATGTCTCAGGGTCGGTCACCGTCAACACCTGCATCgtccactaccgccaccaggaGTTCTCTCATTGGCTGGACCTGTTCCCGTGGAAACAGCTGCTGCACAGCAAGTCCTCTCGCAGAAAGAA ACGATTCCCCCGGCTCAACGCTCCCATCATGATCAGCTCCTCAGTGTCCAACGTCAACGTCTCCGTGCAGCTGGGTGACACGCCCCCCTTCGCCCTGGGGTTCATCTCTGCCAGCACAG AGCTGCAGCACCTCATGGACATTTCCACAGACCCGCAGAGCCTGAAGACTCAGAGCCTGCACCggagggccagcctctccctgGACCACTTCTGGTGGCGAGTGGGGCAGGGCTCCCATATCCAGCAggccccccacccccccgggAAGCACGTCTGGGGGGAGGCACTCATCCTCGACTCCCTCGCTCTGCAG GGAAGCTGCAATATCCCCCAGCTGGAAACCACCAGCCAGTCGGAGACCGTCTTCCTGGAGTCCAGTTTGAGTGGGCTGCAGGTGGAGGTTTCGGAGACGTGCGCCCAGTGTCTGTCCCGGCTTGTGTCCCTGCTGTCCAGTGATGCCGAGAAGAGACTCGAGGGGCCAGGCCACTGCCAGGACACGGAGCAAACGGCCCCGGTCCATCCTCCCCACCCCCCTCCGCTGCTCCTCCGCCTGGAGCTCGGCCTCGAGGACGTCAATGTGTTCACCCTCTCCAACGTCGCAG GAGCCGTGTCTCTGCGGGTGGACGCCGTGAAGGCTCTGTGCACTGTGGAGAGTGCCCGGATGTCGGTGCAGGGGGTGTCGCTGTCTGTGGTGAAGCAGCTCACAGAGACCACACAGCCATGCTGCTCTGCGGCCGACGCCCCCAGCCCCCTCCTTAGCCTCGCCTCGCTCGTCGCCTGCTACCATGCCAGCACCTGGGCCCTGGAG ATCCAGTGTGAGGAGCAGCTTGCAATGCAGTGGACCCCAGCAGACCACATGTTCCTGTACCACCATGTGGTGGAGTGCCAGGGCTCCTGGGGCCTGCTTGCCAGGGCCCTGAGGAGGGGTCCCAGTGAGGCCCcgggggagcaggaggagggtgGGCCGCAGCAGGACCCCCACAGCTCTGCCCTCCCAACAGGGAGCTCGGCAGCGGGCCAGAAGAAGGTGCTGGGTCTTCGCCTGGAGCTGGGCCGCGCCTTGGCGACGGCCTTCGTCACAGAGCAGAACTTCATCCGCCTGCAGATTGATGGGATCTTGTTAACGCGGCACGGGGGCACGGTCCACCTGCAGGCGCCGCACCTGGTCTTCAACTTCGACGGCAACGAGATCTTCTCCTTCAGGGGGACAGAGGTGCAGATGCTGCCCGAGCTGGAGGAGATGATTTTGCACCGGAACAACTTTCCATTCCTGACCACCCAGCGCAACCGCACTTGGGTGTTTGAAGTGCCCAGCCTGTCCGTGGAGTTCCCCTACCAGTATGACTTCTCCAAGACGTTCGATGAGGCCATCAATGTCCAGAAGTGGCTGAAGACTTTGTACCACCAACCCGGTAGCAGGACGGCGCCAGAGTCGCTCCCCCCCGACCTAGTCTTCCGGATTAGCCAGTTCTCCTTCGTGTTCCTGGATGACGTCTTTGAGATCAAACTGCGGGACAACTACGAGCTGATGAAGGACGAGAGCAAGGAGAGCGCCAAGCGCCTGCAGCTGCTGGACAAGAAGGTGTCCGACCTGCGCAAGCAGCACGGGGAGCTCCTGCCCGCCCGCAAGATCGAGGAGCTGTACACCTCGCTGGAGCGCAAGCACATCGAGATCTACATCCAGCGCTCCCGCCGGCTCTACGCCAACACGCCCATGAGGAAGGCCCTGCTGACCTGGACCGTGTCGGACCTGGAGCTGGTGGTGCTGGCCGACCAGTCCCTCCACGGGCCCGAGAGGGTCCGGGAGCACATGAGGGACATCGATGACATCAGCCCGTACCCTCGCGATGGGCTGCCCCTGGTCATACAGTGGTGCCGCGCTGTCAAGTTCAAGCTGAACGCCTTCTTAG TGCGGATCCGGGACTACCCGCGCTACCTGTTTGAGATCCGGGACTGGGAGCTGGCGGGAAGGCTGATCGGGACGGAGCAGGACGGGCACCCCCGGGCGCGGCGCAAGCAAGCGGTCCAGCTGGGACACCCCTGGGGAACCGTCACGGTGGAGCGGAACATGCCCCCTCTCAAGTTCTACTACGACTTCCACT CGGAGATCTCCCTGTACACCATCGTCTGGGGGCCATGCTGGGACCCGGCCTGGACTCTGATTGGCCAAGCGGTGGACCTGCTGACGAAGCCCACGGCTGACCCCAGCCCCCCTCTGACCTGGTGGGACAAGAGCAGGCTGCTGCTGCACGGGCGCTGGGTCATGGACATCGACCAGGCCAACCTGCACCAGCTGGCCACTGAG GACCCCTACAACACCACGGAGAACATGCACTGGGAGTGGAACAAGCTGAACTTCGACTGGAAACCAGGGCAGTTTGTGTACAGAGGGGACATGGATGTCAATGTCAGGACTGCTTCCAA GTATGACGACTGCTGCTTCCTGCACCTGCCGAGCCTGTGCATGACCCTTGACCTGCAGTGGCTGTGCCACGGGAACCCACACGACCATCATTCCGTGACGCTGTGCTCCCCGGAGTGCGTGGCGGAGATGACCTCCGGTCAGCCGCACGACTCCTACAGGGCCTTCCGCTCCGAGAACCTCAACCTCTCCATTACCATGGACCTCAACCAGCATCGTGGGG AGGCGTGCCAGCCCCGGATCCTGCTCTACAGCAGCACTCTGCGCTGGATGCAGAACTTCTGGGCCACCTGGACCAGCGTGTCGCGGCCCATCTGTCGGGGGAAGCTCTTCCATAACATGAGGCCGATCCGCAAGAAGCTGGGCCAGCACTACAAACAGCTGTCCTACACCGCCTGCTTCCCACAGCTGCAG GTGCACTACTGGGCATCCTTCGCCCAGCAGCGGGGGATCCAGGTGGAGTGCAGCAAGGGACACGTCTTCACACGGGGGACGCAGAGACTCGTCCCGCAAG CTGGCACGGTGATGCGGCGGCTGATCTCAGAGTGGAACGTGACCCAGATGGTCAGCGACCTGTCCCTGGTGACCGTCCACCTCATGGCCTCCACCTGGGACGAGACGGCGGACCACCAGCCCAACGCCCAGGTGAAGAAGACCCACCTGCTGAGCCTGTCCTCACTCAGCTACCAGCGGCAGAGCAACCGCTTGGGAGAG GAGGTGTCGGCGAAGGAGGAGGGCAGTGCCTTTTACACCCACAAGCTGTGCCTGGTAGACCTGCGTGCCTCCTGGACCACCACCAACCGCAACATCGCGTTCGGCCTCTATGATGGCTACAAGAAGGCCGCCGTGCTGAAGAGGAACCTCTCCACGGAGGCGCTGAAGGGGCTGAGGATCGACACCCAGCTCCAGGCGAAGAAGCTGAAGCGCACGCTGTCCAGCTACTcgcccacccccacccccaccccagcTGCCGCCTCCAACAGCAGGCCCGAGAAGAGCCAGAACGAGG GGACCTCGATGCTGCAGAAGCTGATCGAGGAGACGGACAAGTTCGTGGTGTTCTCGGAGGAGGACGCCGGCGTGAGCGACCAGCTGTGCGGCATCGCGGCCTGTCAGACCGACGACATCTACAACCGCAACTGGCTGATCGAGCTGGTCAACTGCCAG ATGATGCTGCGTGGTACGGAGACGGCGGGCTGCGTGCTGGTGTCTGCAGCCAAGGCCCAGCTGCTGCAGTGTGAGCACCACCCTGCCTGGTACAACGACACGCTCAAGCAGAAGACCACCTGGACCTGCCTGCTGGACGGCATGCAGTACTTCGCCACCATGGAGTCCAACCCCTCAGACCAGGAGGACTGGCAGCTCTGGCTGGAG GTGAAGAACATTGAGGAGCACCGCCAGCGACACATGGACTCCGTGCTGGAGCTGATGGAGGGCGGGCAGGCTGTTGGGGGCATGGTCAGCACTACCACTG ACTGGAACCAGCCGTCTCAGGTGCAGCAGACGCAGCAGGTCCAGCGCATTATCTCGCGCTGCAGCTGCCGCATGTACTACATCGGCTACAGCCACGACATCGACCCCGAGCTGGCCACGCAGATCAAGCCCCCCGAGATCCGGGACAGCCACGAGAAGGAGGACCTGCTGAAGAAACAGGATG GAGCTGTCGATACCTTCACCCTTATTCACCACGAGCTGGAGATCTCCACAAATCCAGTGCAGTACGCCATGATCCTGGACATTGTCAACAACCTGCTTCTGCACGTGGAGCCCAAGCGGAAG GAGCACAGCGAGAAGAAGCAGAGGGTGCGCTTCCAGCTGGAGATCTCCAGCAACCCCGAGGAGCAGCGCAACAGCATCCTCCACCTGCAGGAGGCGGTGCGGCAGCACGTGGCCCAGATCCGCCTGCTGGAGAAGCAGATGTACTCCAACATGAGG TCCCAGCAAGACGAGGTGAGGAATGACGAGCTGTCCGACATCAACCGGAAGCTGCAGGACCAGCTCAACCAGGAGAAGGTGGACATGCAGATGAAGAGCGAGGAGCTGAACATACTGATCAG GTGCTTCAAGGACTTCCAGCTGCAGCGCGCCAACAAGCTGGAGCTGCGCAAGCCGCCGGAGGACGTGAGCGTGGTGCGCCGCACCGAGATCTACTTCGCCCAGGCGCGCTGGCGCCTCACGGAGGAGGACGGGCAGCTGGGGATAGCCGAGCTGGAGCTGCAGAGGTTCATGTACAGCAAG ctgaaTAAGTCAGATGACACTGCGGAGCATCTTCTGGAGCTGGGCTGGTTCACCATGAATAACCTGCTGCCCAACGCAGCGTACAAG gtGGTGCTGCGGCCCCAGAGCCCCTGTCAGTCAGGTCGACAGCTGGCCCTGCGCATCTTCAGCAAAGTGCGCCCCCCTGTGGGCGGGATCTCTGTCAAAGAGCACTTTGAG GTGAACGTGGTGCCGCTCACCATCCAGCTGATGTACCAGTTCTTCAAAAGGATGATGGGCTTCTTCTTTCCGGGGCGAAAtgtggaggaagaggaggtgggagACGAGGAAGACAAGTCCAGACTGGTCACCACAG GGGTGCCCGCGGTGAAACCTCGGCAGCTCTCGGAGGACTCTGTGGGCGCCCTGGGGCCCAGCAAGGGGGTCACCCAGGGACTGAACCGCACTTCAGGGGTCAGGAGGTCATTTCGCAAGCCACCAGAG CACCCCGTGGATGATATCGACAAGATGAAGGAGAGGGCGGCCATGAACAACTCCTTCATCTATATCAAGATCCCCCAGGTGCCTCTGTGCGTGAGCTACAAG ggcgAGAAGAGCAGTGTGGACTGGAAGGACCTGAACCTTGTACTGCCCTGTCTGGAATACCACAACAACACCTGGACCTGGCTGGACTTCGCCATGGCAGTCAAGAGGGACAGCCGCAAAGCTCTGGTGGCGCAG ATGATCAAGGAGAAGCTGCGACTGAAGCCGGCCTCCAGCTCGGACACGAAGGGCAAGGCGCCGGACGGCAAGTCAGACACCAgcctgcagcagcaggaggaggacgAGAAGGCGCGGCTCCTCATCGGGCTGAGCTCCTCCGACAAGAGCGCCAGCAAGAAGGGCATCTTCAGCCGCAGGAAGTGA